In a single window of the Telopea speciosissima isolate NSW1024214 ecotype Mountain lineage unplaced genomic scaffold, Tspe_v1 Tspe_v1.0136, whole genome shotgun sequence genome:
- the LOC122647746 gene encoding aconitate hydratase, cytoplasmic-like: protein MRDAMNKLGSDSSKINPLVPVDLVVDHSVQMDVARSENAVKANMDLEFQRNKESFAFLKWGSTAFHNMFVVPPGSGIVHQVNLEYLDLGLYSTLIACCTLIVWLELIPIQL from the exons ATGAGGGATGCTATGAACAAGCTTGGCAGTGATTCTAGCAAGATTAACCCCTTG GTCCCAGTGGATCTTGTTGTTGATCATTCTGTTCAGATGGATGTAGCAAGATCAGAAAATGCAGTGAAGGCAAATATGGATCTTGAATTCCAGAGGAACAAGGAGAGCTTTGCTTTTCTTAAATGGGGATCTACTGCTTTTCACAACATGTTTGTTGTTCCTCCAGGCTCTGGTATCGTGCATCAG GTTAACCTGGAATACCTTGATCTCGGGTTGTATTCAACACTGATAGCCTGCTGTACCCTGATAGTATGGTTGGAACTGATTCCCATACAACTATGA
- the LOC122647743 gene encoding ubiquitin-like domain-containing protein CIP73, whose protein sequence is MLDGALEELKQRQQCLARYSKKIVNGICEEKEGKELVAAADAEADAASAAAVRCEHVLQISVPLFKEKIANAIGVPVEQQRLIFRGKVLMYDHLLSEYHLENGHTLHLVARQPAQSQPSPGTGSGKTNGNSDIHVNDANAGAPRNRVGQVSHSVVLGTFNLGAQGDGVVPDLTWIVGAVLSSIGLGNQTLTAGTNNVLPNIPSDASGQASQGVETDETNTIGARSQTRNQVPPMQTSLNHSFPSLPQSLQFPMTGGPLPLPSLRMPIPDSLITLCEFMNRMEQALSLNGYQSNLSPSYVGDPLRVEVPSDTRGLPTPEALAIVVRQAQLLSGHATSALA, encoded by the exons ATGCTGGATGGGGCGTTGGAGGAATTGAAGCAGAGGCAGCAATGCTTGGCCAGGTATAGTAAGAAAATTGTCAATGGAATCTG cgaagagaaagaagggaaggaacTGGTTGCTGCTGCCGATGCCGAAGCGGATGCcgcttctgctgctgctgttcgCTGCGAACATGTTCTTCAG ATATCTGTTCCATTGTTCAAGGAGAAAATAGCAAATGCAATTGGTGTCCCAGTTGAGCAGCAACGACTAATTTTTAGGGGAAAGGTCTTAATGTATGATCACCTCCTCTCTGAGTACC ACCTGGAAAATGGGCACACACTGCATTTAGTAGCAAGACAGCCTGCCCAGTCACAGCCTTCCCCTGGAACAGGCTCTGGAAAAACCAATGGGAATAGTGACATTCATG tAAATGATGCCAATGCTGGTGCTCCACGTAACCGGGTTGGACAAGTCTCACATAGTGTAGTTCTCGGAACCTTCAATCTTGGGGCCCAAGGTGATGGGGTTGTTCCTGACCTTACTTGG ATTGTTGGGGCAGTGCTGAGCTCTATTGGACTTGGGAACCAGACTCTCACTGCTGGTACTAACAATGTGCTGCCCAATATACCA TCCGATGCTTCTGGTCAGGCCTCCCAAGGTGTTGAAACAGACGAAACAAATACTATAGGTGCCAGGAGCCAGACAAGAAATCAAGTCCCTCCTATGCAGACATCTTTGAATCACTCATTCCCATCTCTACCTCAATCTTTGCAATTCCCTATGACAGGGGGCCCCTTACCTCTTCCTTCACTTCGTATG CCAATTCCTGATTCTTTGATCACTCTTTGTGAGTTTATGAACCGCATGGAGCAGGCATTATCACTCAATG GATATCAATCAAATCTTTCACCTTCCTATGTTGGAGATCCATTGAGAGTGGAGGTACCATCTGATACGAGGGGATTGCCAACTCCCGAAGCATTAGCTATTGTTGTTCGACAAGCACAACTTCTCAGTGGTCATGCTACGTCTGCACTTGCT